In Streptomyces sp. ALI-76-A, the genomic window GTGGTGTGGCTGGAAGACCCCGAGAACCTCGACTACGTGCGCCAGGCACTCGACAAGACCCCCCGCCGCCGTAACAAGCCCCGCTACGCCCGCGACGGCCGCATGGTGGGATACGCCGAGCTCGACGACCACGCCGAGGCCGACCCCGACAGCGGCCTCTACCGCCGCCGTGTCTTCTTCCTGCTCCCGCACGACCGTGACACCCAGCCCCAGGGGCTCTACCAGGAAGGCGCCCCCGGAGAGGCTGTCGATCCCCGCACCATCGACGTCAGGAAGGTGGGGGAGAAGACCCCCCGCTCACAGCGGGGACCTGCCGCGATAACCGGCACCCGTTCCTGACCTTCCCGGCCCGCCGCTCCCGAACGCACCCGCGCCCCATCCCGGATCACCGGGGTGGGGCGCCGTGCGTGGGGAGCTGGTGGAATCCGGTCGCCGCCCGGCCTCCGCCAGGCCGGAGGCCGCCTGGCGGCGAACGAGGAGACCTGGTCGGGGATCCCGGCGGCCGGCACGGGGGAGGGGGCGCTGAAGGATGGCTGGAGAGTCGCTTGAGTCGCTCCCGGCCACGGCGGCCGAAAACCGAGGCCGTCTCCAGGCTCCTCCCGAGTGATCCGCAGACAGGTCAGCGACTGAGGAACAGCTACCGAGGACGGTTTGGGTCGCTCTCGGTCGCTGAAGAGAACCCCCAGGTCAGAGCCGTCTCCGTGAAGAAACAGCGACTGAAGCGACTCAAGGCCCGGGTATATGAGGACATTGGCGTGCGCGTGTGTGTGCGCGTGTGTGCGTCATATATAGGGATCTTGAGTCGCTTCAGTCGCTGTTCTGGGTTTCACGGCCGCTGTGACCTGCGCTTTCATCCAGCTACCGACGCAGCTGCCCAACCGGCTCCGGTAGCTGGCCTGTTGCGCGTCGGTCGCTGAGGCCGGTGCTGGATCGAATCTTTGTTTTCCCATGGCCCCCTCATGGCTCA contains:
- a CDS encoding DUF6009 family protein; the protein is MSSLLTEGDLTHEAHVVWLEDPENLDYVRQALDKTPRRRNKPRYARDGRMVGYAELDDHAEADPDSGLYRRRVFFLLPHDRDTQPQGLYQEGAPGEAVDPRTIDVRKVGEKTPRSQRGPAAITGTRS